A portion of the Candidatus Omnitrophota bacterium genome contains these proteins:
- the aroE gene encoding shikimate dehydrogenase: protein MRGKERKVSKETMKTGLIGWPVAHSLSPAIHNGAFEKLSLPWSYGLYPVEPGNFDNDIKKLMDELRGFNITFPYKEKISAYLDDVSPGAASIGAVNCAKNVDGRWTGTNTDSSGFLKALKEDINPHDRNIFILGAGGAAKAAAFALAESGTRKIFIKDPDAEKARDLIKRLNRFAPAQAVFISDDFMELKNCDVLVNATPLGMADERIPLPSDILHKGLYVFECIYNRETPLLKAAAERGLRRQDGLNMLVYQAADSFTFWTGEKAPVELMKDRVKKDL from the coding sequence ATGCGGGGCAAAGAACGGAAAGTGAGTAAAGAAACAATGAAAACGGGACTCATCGGATGGCCGGTGGCGCATTCCCTGTCGCCGGCGATCCACAACGGCGCCTTTGAAAAACTTTCTCTCCCCTGGAGCTATGGCCTCTACCCGGTAGAGCCGGGGAATTTTGATAACGACATAAAAAAACTCATGGATGAACTCCGCGGCTTTAACATAACCTTTCCCTATAAAGAAAAAATTTCGGCCTATCTTGATGATGTGTCGCCCGGCGCTGCCAGCATAGGGGCAGTCAACTGCGCTAAGAATGTTGATGGCAGGTGGACAGGGACCAACACGGATTCTTCGGGTTTTCTCAAAGCCCTTAAAGAGGATATCAATCCGCACGACAGGAACATTTTTATACTCGGCGCCGGCGGCGCGGCGAAAGCCGCGGCTTTTGCTCTGGCGGAGTCCGGCACGCGGAAGATATTCATAAAAGACCCCGACGCTGAAAAAGCGCGGGATCTCATAAAGCGCTTGAACAGGTTTGCTCCGGCGCAGGCGGTTTTTATAAGCGATGACTTTATGGAATTGAAGAACTGTGATGTGCTGGTCAACGCCACGCCTCTGGGCATGGCCGACGAGCGGATCCCTCTTCCCTCCGATATCCTGCACAAAGGCCTTTATGTTTTTGAATGCATCTACAACAGGGAGACGCCTCTCCTCAAAGCGGCCGCGGAGAGGGGCCTGCGCCGTCAGGACGGCCTTAACATGCTGGTTTACCAGGCGGCTGATTCTTTCACCTTCTGGACGGGTGAGAAGGCGCCTGTGGAATTGATGAAAGACAGGGTGAAAAAAGATCTATGA